The window GCGATGTGCCGGGAATGAAGGGACGCTCCTTTTTATCTTTCAAAACCTGCATGTCGGTTTCCTGCCGAGCCTCGCGAGCCGTCAGCCCCGTGCCGATGAGCAGCGGGGAATCGAGCGAGAGCGTGCCTTCGAGGAGGATCTTCTTCGTGACGCACGCCATCTGGCCGTTTGCCAAAACGCTTGCCTCTGCCATCAGTCAGCCGCCTCCTTTCGCTGCTGCACGGCTCTCTTTCGCGCGTGGCGGAAGAACCAGAGCCAGTAATCGTAGAAGATTTCCCCATCGTCCTTCAGCGCGGGACGCGAAAAGCCTGCATCTTCGGCAAGCTCTTGCGGCACTTCCGCCGAAAGGTCAAGCGAAGCGTAGGGAGAAAGTTCAGGACGCTCGCCTCGGAGGATGTCGCGCAGCTCCGCCGCGCCGAGCTTCACGCCTTCGAGATGGCGGGCGAGCGGCGTGCGCTTTGCGCCGACCTCGGCGGCGAACTTCGCGCGAAAGCGTGCCGGTGCGCCTTCGAGGTTTTCGCGCGGCCCGAGCATCGCTTCAAGACGCGCGAAAGCGTGGGTCATGCCCGCGAGCTTTCCCGTGAGGGCAGCGGCGTCCTTGTACGCCGCGAGGCGCACGCTTTGAGCGATGCGCCGGCGCAGGACGGCGCGGACGATGGCGCGCGCGCGTTCGCTCTTGACGGGGCGGCGCTCGGGTCTTTCCTGCGTCGCTTCAAAGAGCGTCGGCGCGTCGACCGTCCACAGGGCGAGCCTGCCGAAGCCCTCCTCCGTGCGAGAGCCTGAGCCCTCGGCGAGGAGAGCGGTGAGAGCCGCCGCGTCGCGGCTCGTCCACGGCGAAGCCTTCTTCAACTCGAAGATGGAGCCTGCGTCCAGCCCGAACTGCGTGGGACGGCGCATGTTCCATACGCCGACGAAGTTCGATGCCGAGGCGGAAGCCGCGAAGATGCGCCCGAGGGAGAAGTCGTCGGATTCGGCACTTTCTTTGAGCGGCGCGAGAAATTCCTCGTCGAGCACCTCGCGTGCGTTCCGCGAGAATGCGGCGTCCGAGAGGAGCGGCGTCGCGAGGCGCAGGCGCAGAGTGCTCGAAAGGAGCGATTGGTCAAGGGGTTCGAGCGGTGCGGGCGCATCGAGCGCGATGCGGCACAGTCCGTACTGCGTGGAGCGCGACTTGCCGATCCGGCTGAGAAAAGCGCCGTCTTCGCAGTCTATGCTCGTCAAAAGCTCTTGAAGGTCCGCCGCTTCGCCGACGATTTCGCCGCAGAACGCCTGCCCCGGAAGCAGCGACTCGTAGCTGTAGATGCCGCCCTCCGTGCTCTTTCCCGCGAGACGTTCTCCGTCCTCGTCGCGACTCATATGGAGCGAGATGTTCTTCGCCGTCTCCACGCGCTCGATCGCCGCGCCGCGCACGATGCCGCATCCCTTGAGCGGCTTGTAGCCCTTGAGTGCCGTGCCGTCCGATGCTGAGAGGTCGGCGAGGGCGGAGGAAAGCTTGTCCTTTTGCAGCGAGAGTGGCAGGCGCATGGCGCTTTCGCCGCCTTTCGACGGATAGGCGGCGGAGAATTTCAGCGCCCCCGTGAAAAGGCGGCGGAAGGCCTCGGACTCGTGGGCGGCTCTGCCGAGGTTCTGCGCCTCGATGAAGCGCGCGGCGATCATGCCGCGCGCGATCGCGCCGCTGATGGCGTCGCCCGATTCCGTCAGGATCGCGCCCTGGCTGCCCGCCGTGAGGACGAGCGGGGAAAGCGCCTCGATCGTCAAGGGGATTTTCCGCATCTCTTTCAATCAGCCCACATCCTTTCCGAGCGCTGCCAAGAGAAGTTCCTCGCCGCCCGAAAGCGTGCAGCGGATCCTGCCGAAGCCGCGGTTGCGCTTGAGCCCCGCCGTGCGCAGGTTGGCGCAGGCGAGCGCGAGCGCTTCAGCGTGGCGTGCCTCGCCGCCCGTCAGCGTGATCTCGCCGCAGAAGACGAGATCGTCGGCGAGCGCGGCCTGCATGTTGTGCAGCGAATTGTCGCGAGCCGTGCCGCTCTCCTTGTCGATCTCCGTCTGGAAGCGCACGGTGGTGTACTCTTCGAGGACGTCGAGCGGCGAGAGCGCCGCCTCGTAACGTGCCATCAGATAGGCGAGATCCGCGCTCAGTTCCCCGTAGCCCTCGGGATGAAGATCGTGCAGCGAGAGGCGCACGAGAGAGTCTTGACCTTCGCCGTGGCGGAAAAGCTCCGCGACCGTCCGGCGCGTGAGGAAGCTGCGCCCCGAAAGCTCCGCCATCTCCGCGACCTCGATGGCGCTCTCATAGAGAAGACCACGAAGCCGCTTGGCCGGGAAGAGCGGGATGCCGTACCTGTCATGCACGATGGCGGAGTCGAGCGTCACGTCCGCCTTGCCCGAGGTCAGGGCAAGCGGCGAGAGCGCTTCGATGCGCAGGGTGTAGCGAGCCATCATGACGCCTCCTTTCCATCATGCGCGCTCTTCGGCGGCAAAAATTCCGACAGCTCGATCGCCTCGACAAACGGCGTTCGCATACGGCCGCTGTGCTCCTGCCAAAGATGCGCGGCGTAGGCCTCCCAACCCGCAGGCTGCGGCAGAGTGTAGCCGTCGTGGCGAATCTGCTCGAGGTATTTTCCCGCCTCATGCTCTCCGTGCTGCAGGACGGCGCGCAGATCCTTGAGCTTGCTGCTCGGCAGGCTCTTCGAGAGGCCTTCGGCGAGCTCGCGCAGTCGGGCGAAAGCATAGTGAGATTCGCCGTCGATGCGGTACGGGCCGAAGTGCAGGCTGCCGAGCGCCGCGCGGTACTCTTGGCGACGGATCTCAGCGAGCGTCGGCGCCTGCTCGCCGTGCAGACGCAGGAAGTCGAGCCAGCAGCTCGCCTCCTCGCGCAGGCCTTCACGTTCGTTCGCAAGCTTTCTCATGCGCCCTTTCGCCGAGTCGCAAAGCTGCTCGGCGATCTCGTAGCCGCGGAAGAAGGGATAGGCGGTCGGCAGGATCGCGACGCCCGCGCATGTATCGACGCCCTTTTCCAGCAGCGACTTCATGATGAACGCCGTGCAGTCGAAGGCGACCTTCGCCGCGCAGACGAAGGTCATGTCGTCGCCGCCGAGGATCAGCGGGCGCACGGGCAGATAGCGGCGCTTTTCTTCGTCCTTCCTCTGCGCGAGGAAGGGGAATCTGTCCTCTTTCATGGAGAGGACAAGCTCGGCAAAGGCGCGGGTCGTCGCCGTGCAGATCTCCTGCGACTTATTCTTGTAGTCGGAAAGCGTCGCGAGATCGGCGAACTTCTTGCCCATGTTGTTGCCGTCGATGTGAACGACGGCGATGTAATTTTCTGTCTCCTTCTGCCCGAGCTTGTCCAATTCGCTTGGAAACACTGCGTTTTCCATGAAGCGCGATTTCTCCTCGTCCGTGAGGACGCCCGTGAGCTTCTCCAAAAGAGCCTGCTCCGCTCTGGCCGGCTGCAGTGCGCCGCCCTCAGGACGCGGCGTCGCGACGCGCAGCTTCGCGGCCTCGCTCTCTGCAATATAGCGCTTGCGGCTCGCATCGTAGGAGGTCGCCGTCTCGTCCGTGCCGTCGGCGGCGAGCGTCAGACCCGTGTAGGGAATCGTCGTCCGAGGAAATGCGGTGTTCTGCTGCTCTTTGAGCTTCAAGACGAGCGCGGTGCGGTTCGCCGTCTTGGACAGCCAACTGCCGTCGGATGCGAGATCGACCGTACCGATGGCGGCTCCCGTCTGCAGCCCCGGGCAGCGCACGAGAAGTTCCTTCGAGAAGCGGCGCACGATCTCCGCCGCAGCCTCGCCTGCATCGGCTCGCAGCAGAATCATCGCGTTGCCGCCGCCGATGTAGGCGACACGCGCCTTCTGCGGCATCGCCGTCCAGTCGGGCGAGGCGACCTCGCGCCAAGTCGCATCGTCCAGCTCCGCCGTGCCGCATACCTCGCGGATGACGGGAAGCAGCACATCGTCAAAGATGCGGTCGACGAGATAGGAAGCGCCGATCTGCGTCTTGAGACGGCTGCTGGAAAAGATGTACTTCTGAATCGAGCGTGTGTCGAAAAGCAGTGCTTTCAGCTCCATCAAAAAGCCTCCTTTGCGGAATTTATTCACTTTTAATATTCGTGCAATTGAGGAAGATTCCTGCCGGAATGAGAAGAAATATTTCTCTAGTGATAGAAAGCACGATGGAGATGAAGAGGCTAGAGCGGATGGACGACAGGAAGGAATACAGGAAGGCTTGACCACCTCCATCCGCAACGTGATGCACAGCATGAATTTTTCCGTTTGTCTTCTACCCGCATAGCGGGTGGTTTATTGTGTCGCATACTGTACATGCAACACTGGGTCACGACCCATAACAAAAGAAGCCCTGCGGCTCTGCCGCAGGGCTTCTTTTCATGCTCTTAGGGATTTTCTGCACAAACCTGTCCTTTTTCAACACCGCAAGCGGTATGGATTGCATGCAATTTGAATGCATGGGACTGCGAAAGCACCTTCTGGTTGTTTCAATACCGCAAGCGGTATGGATTGCATGCAATCACTACATTACCGGACAAGTCGATTTGAGGCTTGTCGTTTCAATACCGCAAGCGGTATGGATTGCATGCAATTTAGTCGTTGATTTTTTGTCTTGTGGAATCACACGAGTTTCAATACCGCAAGCGGTATGGATTGCATGCAATAGCACTTAGGCGAAGTGTACTTGAGCGCCACGATGTTTCAATACCGCAAGCGGTATGGATTGCATGCAATACCGTCCCTCACAGCCCTTGGGACAGCTGAACCCAGAAGCGGGTTTTCTAAACGGATCGCTCTTTTTGGCAAATCGCCGCGACCCCGCGGGATTTTTTTGTCGCCAAAATCGGCTGAAAACGTCCGCAAACCCTGTAATATCAAGGAAACTTTTGTCCACGGGAAAAATCTAAAACTCATGGCATTTTCCCCGAAATCCTTCCCTTCACTGTAACAAAGTATAGCATAGAAATATGTCCGCTGTCAACCGTGTGCATGAGGGCGGTGAGAGCGCTTCGATGCGCAGGATGATGCAGCCGAAACCACCAGCACTCCTTGTCCGGATGGCGCGGCTTATAGTATAATATGATAAAGGGGGCAGTTCGATGAGGAAACCGCAGCGCGCATACAGGGATTCTCTTTTTCGCGACATATTCAACAACGCAGACAGACTGCCGGAAATCTATGAGGCGCTTCTTGGCATTAAAACGACAGCCAGCGATATAACGCTCGCCACGATCAATGAAACGCTTTTTTCAGGCATCAAGAATGACGTAGGTTTCATCGTCGGCAGTCAACATGTTCTCCTGACCGAGCATCAAAGCACGATCAACGCGAACATGCCATTGAGAATGCTCATGTATCTGGCAGAAATCTATCGTCGCTATGTGGATGCCGATGCGGTCTATCGGAAAAGATTGATCCCCTTGCCTGCACCGAAGTTTTATGTATTCTACAACGGAATCGAAAAGATGCCCGATACGTGGTCGCTTCATCTTTCTGATGCTTTCGAGGGAAGAAAAGCCGATTTGGAACTTGCTGTTGAGATCATTAACATCAACAATCAGCCAGGGCACCCCATCTTGGAGAAATGCCACGCA of the Selenomonas sputigena genome contains:
- a CDS encoding Cas10/Cmr2 second palm domain-containing protein; translated protein: MELKALLFDTRSIQKYIFSSSRLKTQIGASYLVDRIFDDVLLPVIREVCGTAELDDATWREVASPDWTAMPQKARVAYIGGGNAMILLRADAGEAAAEIVRRFSKELLVRCPGLQTGAAIGTVDLASDGSWLSKTANRTALVLKLKEQQNTAFPRTTIPYTGLTLAADGTDETATSYDASRKRYIAESEAAKLRVATPRPEGGALQPARAEQALLEKLTGVLTDEEKSRFMENAVFPSELDKLGQKETENYIAVVHIDGNNMGKKFADLATLSDYKNKSQEICTATTRAFAELVLSMKEDRFPFLAQRKDEEKRRYLPVRPLILGGDDMTFVCAAKVAFDCTAFIMKSLLEKGVDTCAGVAILPTAYPFFRGYEIAEQLCDSAKGRMRKLANEREGLREEASCWLDFLRLHGEQAPTLAEIRRQEYRAALGSLHFGPYRIDGESHYAFARLRELAEGLSKSLPSSKLKDLRAVLQHGEHEAGKYLEQIRHDGYTLPQPAGWEAYAAHLWQEHSGRMRTPFVEAIELSEFLPPKSAHDGKEAS
- a CDS encoding RAMP superfamily CRISPR-associated protein; protein product: MMARYTLRIEALSPLALTSGKADVTLDSAIVHDRYGIPLFPAKRLRGLLYESAIEVAEMAELSGRSFLTRRTVAELFRHGEGQDSLVRLSLHDLHPEGYGELSADLAYLMARYEAALSPLDVLEEYTTVRFQTEIDKESGTARDNSLHNMQAALADDLVFCGEITLTGGEARHAEALALACANLRTAGLKRNRGFGRIRCTLSGGEELLLAALGKDVG
- a CDS encoding Rpn family recombination-promoting nuclease/putative transposase, encoding MRKPQRAYRDSLFRDIFNNADRLPEIYEALLGIKTTASDITLATINETLFSGIKNDVGFIVGSQHVLLTEHQSTINANMPLRMLMYLAEIYRRYVDADAVYRKRLIPLPAPKFYVFYNGIEKMPDTWSLHLSDAFEGRKADLELAVEIININNQPGHPILEKCHALKSYSVFVAKVRKSVKSGNALEVAISEAARYCIAHNYLEDYFRQKQEQEVFDMLNFAWNQERALEIRAEEARAEGLSQGLSQGLSQGLSQGVLETTITAIRNVMHSMNFSVEKAMDVLQIPADERAKYAALVGQRV